The Nitrospira tepida genome includes a window with the following:
- a CDS encoding glycosyltransferase family 2 protein, producing MMDRFESAQAVTVSVVVPVHNGGPHFRRCLESLQASSPPPLEIIVVADGDTDGSGDYAERLGLRVLRIPTAGGPARARNLGAAKAQGEILFFVDADVTVRVETIGRIAELFRQEPDVAAVMGSYDDEPGDPGFLSQYRNLLHHWVHQEGCEEASTFWGACGAIRRTVFEAVGGFDETYRTPSIEDIEIGYRLKDAGHRIRLVKSLQVTHWKRWTVSSIVLTDVFRRALPWTHLILSRRAVLNDLNLQMAGRISTLLAGTLVAGLAVAWWWRWAIVVVGLATAGLLALNQRLYRLFVRKRGWLFAFRAIPLHWAYFLYSGLAFGIGLLRFLTKSWTRPAFRDSDLKGRLSVKSVPSEKAK from the coding sequence ATGATGGACCGGTTTGAATCCGCTCAAGCCGTCACCGTTTCGGTCGTGGTCCCGGTCCATAACGGGGGGCCGCACTTTCGCCGGTGCCTGGAGAGCTTGCAGGCCTCGTCGCCGCCTCCTCTTGAGATCATCGTGGTGGCGGATGGGGACACGGACGGGTCGGGGGACTATGCCGAGCGACTCGGGCTACGGGTCCTGCGGATTCCGACTGCCGGAGGACCAGCGAGGGCGCGGAATCTGGGGGCTGCCAAGGCCCAGGGGGAGATTCTGTTCTTCGTCGATGCCGATGTCACGGTCAGGGTCGAGACGATCGGCCGAATCGCCGAATTATTTCGGCAAGAACCGGATGTCGCGGCAGTGATGGGGTCCTATGATGATGAGCCGGGCGATCCCGGCTTTCTCTCGCAATACAGAAATCTCCTGCACCATTGGGTTCATCAGGAGGGCTGCGAGGAGGCCTCGACCTTCTGGGGCGCCTGCGGAGCCATCCGGCGGACCGTGTTCGAGGCCGTCGGCGGGTTCGATGAAACCTATCGGACGCCTTCCATCGAAGATATTGAAATCGGGTATCGCCTTAAAGACGCGGGCCATCGGATCAGGCTGGTGAAGAGCTTGCAGGTCACCCATTGGAAGCGCTGGACTGTTTCTTCGATCGTGCTGACCGATGTGTTCCGCCGGGCGCTGCCCTGGACGCACCTGATCCTCTCGCGTCGGGCGGTCCTGAATGACTTGAACTTGCAGATGGCCGGACGCATCAGCACGCTGTTGGCCGGGACCCTGGTCGCGGGGTTGGCCGTCGCCTGGTGGTGGCGTTGGGCGATCGTTGTGGTGGGCCTGGCCACGGCGGGGCTGCTTGCGCTGAATCAGCGACTCTATCGGTTGTTCGTCAGGAAGCGCGGATGGCTCTTCGCCTTCCGGGCCATCCCGTTGCACTGGGCCTACTTTCTCTACAGCGGCTTGGCCTTTGGGATCGGCCTGCTTCGATTCCTGACGAAGTCCTGGACCAGGCCGGCGTTCCGGGATTCGGATCTGAAGGGCAGGCTTTCCGTGAAGTCCGTGCCGTCGGAGAAGGCCAAGTGA